One part of the Acidobacteriota bacterium genome encodes these proteins:
- a CDS encoding serine/threonine protein kinase: MGEVYRARDTRLDRSVAIKVVPDHVAADPDLRDRLDREARAVSALSHPHICTLHDIGEHQGTAYLVMELLVGETLADRLARGPMKTDEALRVAIQMASALDTAHRHGIVHRDLKPANVMLTRSGAKLLDFGLAKTVVASSPAVSMRGSVGGAMTAHEAATRAATTRDDAATRPGTILGTLHYMAPEQLEGRTVDARTDIFAFGALLYEMLTGRRAFDGASPASLIAAVLERDPPPLAEVQPLTPPALDYLVRRAMAKSPDERWHS, encoded by the coding sequence ATGGGCGAGGTCTATCGGGCCCGCGACACGCGCCTCGACCGGTCGGTCGCCATCAAGGTGGTCCCCGACCACGTCGCGGCCGACCCGGACCTGCGCGACCGGCTCGACCGCGAGGCCCGCGCCGTCTCCGCGCTCAGCCATCCGCACATCTGCACGCTGCACGACATCGGCGAGCATCAGGGCACGGCCTACCTCGTGATGGAGCTGCTCGTCGGCGAGACGCTCGCCGACCGTCTCGCGCGGGGCCCAATGAAGACGGACGAGGCGCTGCGCGTCGCCATCCAGATGGCGAGCGCTCTCGACACCGCCCATCGCCACGGGATCGTCCATCGGGACCTGAAGCCCGCCAACGTGATGCTGACGAGGAGCGGCGCCAAGCTGCTCGATTTCGGCCTCGCCAAGACCGTCGTCGCGTCGTCGCCGGCCGTGTCGATGCGCGGGAGCGTTGGCGGCGCGATGACCGCGCACGAGGCCGCGACCCGTGCGGCCACCACCCGCGACGACGCGGCGACCCGCCCCGGCACCATCCTGGGCACCCTGCACTACATGGCGCCAGAGCAGCTGGAGGGTCGCACGGTCGATGCCCGCACGGACATCTTTGCGTTCGGCGCACTGCTGTACGAGATGCTGACCGGCCGCCGCGCGTTCGACGGCGCGTCGCCAGCCAGCCTGATCGCCGCCGTGCTCGAGCGCGATCCCCCGCCGTTGGCCGAGGTCCAGCCACTCACGCCCCCCGCGCTCGACTACCTGGTGAGGCGGGCCATGGCGAAGTCTCCCGACGAACGCTGGCACAGC